In Raphanus sativus cultivar WK10039 chromosome 5, ASM80110v3, whole genome shotgun sequence, the following proteins share a genomic window:
- the LOC108861323 gene encoding uncharacterized protein LOC108861323 isoform X2: MLMIPSKVAGHTRFLLESFNGSDVDSIAQEICQLVDIGVETSIPVLKTCIDCFTVRASHPDALQLEKVVSLVFKRVLKNSNLQTLISHALQDADVTDHFVDDLTNSLGFSIPEKIRFALVLADFERSDAKTSGRNLLLAEIEKLCATPGQIESTEEIQNVVLFLQQSEDLSSHLDSFLRVLSSAQPRDDFSFALTPFLSPQDHESYVFRSMDFRSDSSDNEIDAILDEIDKELSVGDLIGELGCGFTADAQQCKEILSTFAPLGEATIARILGNVARTCADREDDHTTFPSFSLALGCCIPNELPSPRSWNADVLIEAINQLAPGTSWRKVIENLDHSGFDIPNMESFSFFMRLYRTACKDPFPIDAVCASVWKNLEGQLSFLKHAVAAPPEVFTFAHSPRKLVYVDSNMHSHEQQLGLSNQAWLSLDLLDVLCQLAERGHTVLVSSLLHYPLTNCPKTLLLGMAHIKTAYNLIQREVLSVIFPLIITNSQDSGFILHLWHQNTELVLWGILNAQNLKADILLRIIEICHELKILSVVLESVPVSFSIRLAVLASLRGLLDIENWLPNCLYVYKDTFAVECLKFVKNVHFSQSEDFTSKHLHPSDPLSDIHLDATALLLKVLKAHDNVIASSQVVEEIEKVNAAILDCNSKLQNGEAKDSSAANAYGEDVEAEANAYFHQMFSGQLSVDAMVQMLSLYKDSSVQREKSIFDCMIANLFEEYRFFPKYPERQLKIASILFGSVIKHQLISSITLGMALRLVLDSLRKPADSKMFLFGSKALEQFVNRLVELPQYCNHILQISHLRSTHPELVTVIEQALSRISSGNLESDASVSHPGLSQSFPVNGEFSGSGIGQAALQLPSPVLPQQTNEVHTDDRTRVPSAQSNEAKPLLPSSSNTAADVSVIPKNPGISTSSSTSAGFVRPARGATSTRFGSALNIETLVAAAERRENAIEAPPSDVQDKISFIINNISLANIESKGKEFAEILPQQYYPWFAQYMVMKRASIEPNFHDLYLKFLDKVDSKLLFKEILQNTYENCKVLLGSDLIKSSSEERSLLKNLGSWLGKLTIGRNYVLRAREIDPKSLIVEAYEKGLMIAVIPFTSKVLEPCQKSIAYQPPNPWTMAILGLLAEIYSMPNLKMNLKFDIEVLFKNLGVDLKEVAPTSLLKDRKREIDGNPDFSNKDLGVTHISQPPMIQEPKTTSPLKQIDLPIDVANTDTPSKLLSQYVAPQRVHTNTSMEDEKVATLALPDQLPSPQGLFLSTPSPLFSISQLSPALPNIGNHVVINQKLSAFSMHFPFQRVVPLAMDRAIKEIVSGIVQRSVCIACQTTKELVLKDYALEPDETRIYSAAHLMVASLAGSLAHVTCKEPLRTAISGHLRSSLQGMNIKNEALEQIVQLVTNDNLDLGCAAIEQAATEKAVQTIDVDIAQQLLLRRKPRDGAGSSLSHNSVSFIPESLRPKPGQLSLSQQRVYEDFVQLPLQKQSTHTSHGLSTASSSSGEVGLGSGYGPVSGKNSSDSLSGAVNARMDMVTRASDLSVEGFESPVSFLSSQVDPAGEGGLQFSNSISTSELSLVESSDAAMKETGTSLQTLTPAATMERLGGSNITQPSLSTRDALDKYHIVMQKMEDLVANNAGDGEIQVVVSEVPEIILRCISRDEAALAVAQKAFKALYENASSSLHVSTNLAILEAIRDVCKRVVKELTSWVIYSEEERKLNKDITIGLIQRELLNLAEYNVHMAKHLDGGRNKSATDFAISLLQSLVTEESSVISELHSLVDALAKLSSKSGSPESLQQLIDIIRNPVTNTSGLSDSASGNENNDRHSKDEKVVCNTTANTEENTSWEYVEADPAGFRNRVSTLFENWYQICEVSGANETACSQYVLHLHQTGLLKGDDTTESFFRILLELSVAHCISSEEISSGAVQSPQQAQSPSFLAIDIYAKLVFSVLKYFPEQESSSKLFLLSEIMAVTVRSIQKDAEDKKMSLNPRPYFRLFINWLLDLCSLDPGTDGANFQVLTAFANAFHALQPLKVPAFSFAWLELVSHRSFMPKMLTVNGQKGWPYVQRLLVDLLQFLEPFLRNAELGGPVNFLYKGTLRVLLVLLHDFPEFLCDYHFTFCDVIPSSCIQMRNIILSSFPRNMRLPDPSTPNLKIDLLPEIVEAPCILSEVDAVLKAKQMKNDVDEYLTLRQQNSTFLSELKQKLLLSPSEASLAGTRYSVPLINSLVLYTGMQAIQQLQAGETQAQNVVALHMFKYLSMELDTEGRYLFLNAIANQLRYPNNHTHYFSFIMLYLFFESNQEIIIQEQITRVLLERLIVNRPHPWGLLITFIELIKNPRYGFWKHAFIRCAPEIEKLFESVARSCGGLKTVDEGMVSGWVADNNH, translated from the exons ATGCTGATGATACCGTCAAAGGTCGCCGGCCATACCCGGTTCCTGCTCGAGAGTTTTAATGGCTCCGATGTCGACTCAATCGCCCAAGAGATCTGTCAG TTGGTTGATATTGGTGTGGAGACGAGCATTCCAGTCCTCAAGACGTGCATAGATTGCTTCACCGTCCGGGCGAGCCACCCTGATGCGCTGCAGCTTGAGAAAGTTGTATCCTTAGTCTTCAAACGTGTTTTGAAAAACTCCAATCTCCAAACCCTGATTTCTCACGCACTCCAAGATGCTGACGTCACTGACCATTTCGTGGATGATTTGACCAATTCGTTGGGCTTTTCAATCCCTGAGAAAATCAGATTTGCTCTGGTCCTGGCCGATTTCGAAAGATCCGATGCAAAGACGAGTG GGCGAAACTTATTATTGGCCGAGATTGAGAAACTGTGTGCCACTCCTGGCCAGATTGAGTCAACTGAGGAAATTCAGAATGTTGTCTTGTTTCTCCAGCAATCAGAAGACCTCTCCAGCCATTTGGATTCCTTCCTCCGTGTTCTCTCCTCTGCTCAACCTAGAGATGATTTCTCTTTTGCTCTTACGCCTTTCCTTTCTCCACAAGATCACGAATCTTATGTTTTCAG GAGCATGGATTTTCGCAGTGATTCCTCTGACAACGAGATCGATGCTATCTTAGATGAAATTGATAAAGAGCTTTCTGTTGGAGATCTCATTGGAGAATTGGGTTGTGGTTTCACTGCTGATGCCCAGCAATGCAAAGAGATCTTGTCTACTTTCGCACCGTTAGGAGAGGCTACTATCGCGAGAATTCTTGGTAATGTTGCTCGTACATGTGCTGATCGTGAAGATGATCACACCACTTTTCCATCATTCAGTCTCGCCCTTGGATGCTGCATTCCAAATGAACTTCCCTCGCCAAGGTCGTGGAATGCTGACGTCTTAATTGAAGCTATCAACCAGCTT GCTCCTGGCACAAGCTGGAGGAAAGTAATCGAGAATCTCGACCATAGTGGATTTGACATCCCTAATATGGAGTCTTTCTCGTTTTTCATGCGGCTATATAGAACTGCTTGCAAG GACCCATTTCCTATTGATGCTGTATGCGCTTCTGTCTGGAAAAATTTGGAAGGTCAATTATCCTTTCTTAAGCATGCAGTAGCCGCCCCACCAGAAGTATTCACCTTTGCGCATTCTCCTAGGAAGCTG GTATATGTTGATTCTAACATGCACAGCCATGAGCAACAATTAGGACTTTCCAATCAAGCATGGCTATCTCTCGATCTCTTAGATGTGCTATGCCAGCTGGCCGAGAGAGGTCATACTGTTTTAGTTAGTTCGCTGCTCCATTATCCACTCACAAATTGTCCTAAAACCCTACTTCTTGGAATGGCACACATCAAA ACTGCTTATAATCTCATCCAGCGAGAGGTGCTTTCTGTTATTTTCCCACTGATAATAACGAATTCCCAGGATAGTGGGTTTATCCTTCATCTCTGGCATCAAAATACTGAGCTCGTTCTGTGGGGGATTTTAAATGCCCAAAATCTTAAAGCAGACATCTTACTCAGAATAATTGAAATCTGCCATGAGCTCAAG ATTCTCTCTGTCGTTTTAGAATCAGTTCCAGTCTCATTCAGCATAAGATTGGCAGTCCTCGCCTCACTGAGAGGATTGTTGGACATTGAGAACTGGCTGCCAAACTGTCTATATGTGTATAAGGACACCTTTGCTGTG GAGTGTCTCAAATTTGTCAAGAATGTGCATTTTAGCCAATCAGAGGATTTTACTTCCAAACATTTGCATCCGTCTGATCCTTTATCAGATATTCATTTGGATGCAACAGCTTTGCTTTTGAAA GTTTTGAAAGCCCATGATAATGTGATTGCTTCATCTCAAGTGGTAGAAGAGATAGAAAAAGTCAATGCAGCAATCTTGGATTGTAATTCGAAACTGCAGAATGGCGAGGCCAAAGATTCATCAGCTGCCAATGCATATGGAGAAGATGTTGAGGCAGAAGCAAACGCTTATTTCCATCAAATGTTTTCTGGTCAGCTTAGTGTTGATGCTATGGTTCAAATGCTTTCCCTATACAAGGACTCTTCGGTCCAGAG ggaaaaatcaatttttgattgCATGATTGCTAATCTGTTTGAGGAATATCGTTTTTTCCCCAAGTATCCCGAGAGGCAGCTGAAAATAGCTTCCATTCTCTTTG GTTCTGTTATCAAGCACCAGCTTATAAGCTCAATCACATTGGGCATGGCACTCCGTCTAGTCTTGGATTCTTTGCGTAAACCTGCAGATTCAAAA ATGTTTCTGTTTGGAAGCAAAGCTCTGGAACAGTTTGTGAATCGTCTGGTTGAGTTGCCTCAGTACTGCAACCATATTTTGCAAATATCTCATCTGCGTAGCACTCATCCCGAGTTAGTCACTGTGATTGAACAAGCACTTTCAAGAATATCATCTGGTAATTTAGAATCAGATGCCTCTGTTTCGCACCCTGGTCTTTCACAGTCCTTCCCTGTAAATGGCGAG tTTAGTGGTTCTGGAATTGGCCAAGCGGCGTTGCAACTTCCTTCTCCTGTACTACCTCAACAGACAAATGAAGTGCATACCGATGACCGCACCAGAGTACCAAGTGCTCAATCTAACGAAGCTAAGCCGCTTCTGCCGTCATCATCTAACACTGCCGCTGATGTTTCTGTCATTCCCAAG AATCCTGGCATTTCGACTTCTTCATCAACCTCAGCAGGTTTTGTTCGTCCAGCTCGTGGAGCCACTTCTACGA GGTTTGGCTCTGCTTTGAACATAGAAACCCTGGTTGCAGCAGCAGAGAGAAGGGAAAACGCAATAGAG gCTCCACCTTCAGATGTTCAGGACAAAATTTCTTTCATAATCAATAATATATCTTTAGCCAACATTGAATCTAAAGGGAAAGAGTTTGCTGAGATTTTGCCTCAACAGTACTATCCTTGGTTCGCACAGTATATGGTTATGAAAAG AGCAAGCATCGAGCCCAATTTTCATGATTTGTACTTAAAGTTCTTGGACAAAGTTGATTCCAAGCTATTATTTAAGGAGATACTTCAAAATACTTACGAAAATTGCAAG GTTCTCTTGGGTTCAGATCTCATAAAGTCAAGCTCGGAGGAGCGATCCCTGCTTAAAAATTTAGGCAGCTGGCTTGGAAAGTTGACCATTGGAAGGAATTATGTTTTAAGGGCGCGGGAAATAGATCCAAAATCCTTGATTGTGGAG GCATACGAAAAAGGGTTGATGATAGCAGTAATTCCATTCACTTCAAAG GTTCTTGAGCCATGCCAAAAGAGTATTGCGTATCAGCCTCCCAATCCTTGGACGATGGCTATACTCGGCTTACTCGCTGAGATCTATTCAATGCCAAACCTAAAAATGAATCTGAAGTTTGATATAGAG GTTCTATTCAAGAACCTTGGTGTTGATTTGAAGGAAGTAGCGCCAACTTCCCTTCTAAAAGATCGGAAGAGAGAAATAGATGGAAATCCTGATTTTAGTAACAAAGATCTTGGAGTAACACATATATCTCAACCACCGATGATCCAGGAGCCTAAAACAACTTCTCCTCTTAAGCAAATAGACCTACCTATTGATGTTGCAAATACAGATACTCCCTCGAAGTTATTATCGCAG TATGTAGCCCCTCAACGTGTGCATACTAATACTTCGATGGAAGACGAAAAAGTGGCAACTTTAGCCTTGCCTGATCAGCTCCCGTCACCTCAAGGACTGTTCCTGTCAACTCCGTCCCCACTGTTTTCTATTAGCCAG CTGTCACCAGCGCTTCCCAACATTGGAAATCATGTGGTTATCAATCAGAAATTGAGCGCATTTAGTATGCACTTTCCATTTCAGAG AGTGGTACCACTTGCCATGGATAGAGCTATCAAAGAGATTGTGTCTGGTATTGTTCAGAGAAGTGTTTGCATTGCTTGCCAAACAACAAAAGAGCTTGTGCTGAAG GATTATGCCTTGGAACCAGATGAGACACGTATATATAGTGCAGCTCACTTAATGGTAGCGAGTTTAGCTGGGAGCTTGGCTCATGTGACGTGCAAG GAACCCCTGCGCACGGCAATATCAGGTCATCTGCGGAGTTCGCTTCAGGGtatgaatattaaaaatgaagcTCTTGAACAAATTGTGCAACTTGTGACCAATGACAACCTTGATCTGGGTTGTGCTGCCATTGAGCAGGCGGCTACAGAGAAG GCAGTACAAACTATCGACGTGGACATTGCCCAGCAATTGTTGTTACGGAGAAAGCCCAGAGATGGTGCTGGATCCTCCCTATCGCATAATTCTGTCAGTTTTATACCAGAGTCTCTCCGCCCCAAACCGGGACAGCTGTCCCTGTCTCAACAGCGAGTTTATGAG GACTTTGTTCAACTTCCTTTGCAAAAGCAGTCAACCCACACTTCACACGGTTTATCTACTGCTTCAAGCTCATCTGGTGAGGTTGGGCTTGGTAGTGGTTATGGTCCAGTATCAGGAAAAAATTCTTCGGACTCTTTGTCCGGTGCTGTAAACGCTCGGATGGATATGGTCACCCGGGCATCAGATCTTTCTGTGGAGGGTTTTGAATCTCCAGTTTCATTTTTAAG CTCACAAGTTGATCCAGCTGGTGAAGGCGGTCTTCAGTTTTCTAATTCCATTTCGACTTCTGAGTTGAGCCTGGTTGAATCCTCCGACGCCGCTATGAAA GAAACTGGAACATCATTGCAGACATTGACTCCAGCTGCTACCATGGAGCGTCTTGGTGGAAGTAATATCACCCAGCCTTCTCTGTCCACGAGAGATGCACTGGATAAGTATCATATTGTTATGCAGAAG ATGGAGGACTTAGTGGCTAATAATGCAGGAGATGGTGAAATTCAG GTTGTAGTTTCTGAAGTTCCTGAAATCATCCTCAGATGTATCAGCAGAGATGAAGCAGCTTTGGCTGTCGCTCAAAAAGCTTTCAAGGCTCTTTATGAGAATGCATCAAGTAGTCTTCACGTCAGTACTAACCTAGCAATTCTTGAGGCTATTCGTGATGTTTGCAAGCGTGTTGTGAAGGAGCTCACTAGTTGG GTGATTTATTCGGAGGAGGAGCGGAAGCTCAACAAAGATATAACTATCGGTCTTATCCAACGGGAGTTGCTTAACCTAGCGGAGTACAATGTCCACATGGCGAAGCATCTTGATGGAGGGAGAAACA AGAGCGCCACTGACTTCGCTATTTCACTACTCCAATCCTTGGTCACTGAGGAGTCGAGTGTCATTTCAGAGCTACATAGTCTTGTTGATGCACTGGCAAAG CTTTCCTCAAAATCCGGATCTCCTGAGTCATTGCAACAACTAATTGACATCATACGAAATCCAGTTACTAATACAAGTGGTCTCTCTGATAGTGCATCCGGAAACGAGAACAATGATAGACACTCAAAGGATGAAAAg GTTGTGTGCAATACAACTGCTAACACAGAAGAGAATACCAGCTGGGAATATGTGGAAGCAGATCCTGCGGGTTTCCGGAATcgg GTGTCCACGCTTTTTGAAAATTGGTATCAAATTTGCGAAGTTTCCGGTGCAAATGAAACCGCTTGTTCGCAATATGTCTTGCATTTGCATCAGACTGGACTACTTAAGGGAGATGATACGACAGAAAGTTTTTTCAGAATTCTTCTG GAACTCTCTGTTGCTCATTGTATATCTTCTGAAGAAATCAGTTCTGGAGCTGTGCAATCTCCTCAGCAAGCTCAGAGTCCATCATTCCTTGCTATCGATATTTATGCAAAGCTTGTTTTTTCAGTATTGAAG TATTTCCCTGAACAGGAGTCTAGCAGCAAGTTATTTCTTCTTTCGGAG ATCATGGCTGTAACTGTGAGATCTATTCAGAAGGACGCAGAAGATAAAAAGATGTCACTCAATCCAAGACCATATTTCAGATTGTTCATCAACTGGCTACTGGACTTATGTTCCCTGGATCCTGGGACTGATGGAGCAAACTTTCAG GTTCTAACAGCTTTTGCCAATGCATTCCACGCGTTGCAGCCTCTCAAGGTTCCCGCTTTCAG CTTTGCATGGCTAGAGCTGGTCAGCCACAGAAGCTTCATGCCTAAGATGCTTACAGTAAATGGCCAGAAGGGTTGGCCATATGTTCAACGCCTGCTGGTAGACTTGCTCCAGTTTCTTGAGCCATTTTTGAGAAATGCTGAACTCGGAGGACCA GTTAATTTCCTATACAAAGGGACATTGAGAGTGTTACTGGTGCTGCTTCATGACTTCCCGGAGTTCCTCTGTGATTATCATTTTACTTTCTGTGATGTGATTCCTTCAAGTTGCATCCAAATGCGAAATATTATTCTCAGTTCTTTTCCACGGAACATGAGGCTTCCAGATCCCTCTACCCCAAATCTGAAG ATTGATTTACTGCCTGAGATAGTAGAAGCTCCCTGTATCCTTTCCGAAGTTGATGCTGTACTAAAGGCGAAGCAAATGAAGAATGACGTGGACGAGTATCTCACT TTGAGGCAACAGAATTCAACTTTCCTAAGTGAGTTGAAGCAGAAGCTGCTTCTCTCGCCCAGCGAGGCCAGCTTAGCTGGAACCCGTTACAGTGTACCATTGATCAACTCGCTTGTGCTATATACTGGAATGCAg GCTATTCAGCAGCTTCAAGCGGGTGAGACGCAGGCTCAAAATGTGGTGGCCTTGCATATGTTCAAGTATTTAAGTATGGAACTAGATACAGAAGGGCGCTACTTGTTCCTTAACGCGATCGCCAATCAGCTTCGATATCCCAACAACCACACTCATTATTTCTCCTTCATCATGCTCTATCTCTTCTTCGAGTCTAACCAG GAGATCATCATACAGGAGCAGATAACAAGAGTGTTGTTGGAAAGGCTAATTGTGAACAGGCCGCATCCTTGGGGACTCCTAATAACGTTCATCGAGCTCATCAAGAACCCAAGATATGGCTTCTGGAAACATGCCTTCATTAGGTGTGCTCCTGAGATTGAGAAGCTCTTTGAATCGGTCGCCAGATCCTGTGGTGGTCTCAAGACTGTTGACGAGGGAATGGTCTCCGGTTGGGTCGCCGACAACAATCACTag